A portion of the Candidatus Nitrosotenuis aquarius genome contains these proteins:
- a CDS encoding translation initiation factor IF-5A, producing MSKPADLGSLKIGSYILLPVADQPTGEPCRIIEYDTSKPGKHGAAKARIVGVGIFDGQKRPHVSPVSMQVHIPLIDKRSGQIISITGDQVQLMDSETFETIDVQMIDEEVQGKLEQGQMVEYWKVMERTKVMRIKS from the coding sequence ATGAGCAAGCCTGCAGATCTTGGTTCACTAAAAATCGGCTCTTACATTCTATTACCCGTAGCTGATCAGCCAACTGGCGAGCCGTGCAGAATCATCGAATATGATACCAGCAAGCCGGGAAAGCACGGTGCAGCAAAGGCAAGAATTGTCGGGGTTGGAATCTTTGATGGACAAAAAAGACCACATGTAAGTCCGGTTTCAATGCAGGTGCACATACCGCTAATTGACAAGCGCTCAGGCCAAATCATCTCAATTACCGGCGACCAAGTCCAGTTAATGGACAGCGAGACATTTGAGACAATAGATGTTCAAATGATTGACGAGGAAGTCCAAGGCAAGCTTGAACAAGGCCAGATGGTAGAATATTGGAAGGTTATGGAACGCACCAAGGTAATGAGAATAAAGAGTTAG